The genomic DNA TTGTCGCCAATAATTTGCGCATCACCACTGACTTTAAACTGAATGGTTTTTGAGCTGTGGACATTGGTTGTTCCACGGGCGTCGGTCAGGTAGGCATGAACAAAAACGACATCGTTTACGCCAGCCTCCAAAGCTTTTCCCTGCTGATCTACCTCTAATTTTAACTTGCTTGCAACGGTTGGCCTATTCACCACATCTTCACAAACCACTTTCCCATCAACCATCCCGACGGCACGCAAAGTGGAAGGGTACTGACTGACAGTGAAAATAAAAGGCGCATGTTCGAGCTGGTTGGCCACGGCATTTTTGGTAGGGTATTGCTTGCCAAGACTGTGGCTCCCTTCAAAAAGCTCCACCACTTCGCAGTTGCTGTATATTTTGATTTGTCGTTCAGTAGGGTCCGTCAGGTAAGTCCCAATTTTGATCATCGGTCCGTACAGTTGCTGATCGCGATTTTTGAGGATATTATGCTGACTCTGATAAAAATAGAACGCCAGTTTAGGCAATCGGCAGATATCCATAATACCACTCGATTCCAGGTCAGGAGCATAGCCTCTGTTGTAATCGAACATCAGCCAGTTGGCATCCCCAACCGCACGACCATAAAGGTTATCGTTGTGGGCTTCCTGAAAATTCATCGCCTGCTGCTGCAATCTCGTCTGCCCATCACTGCGGAGCTGTCTTGAGGTTCTTTCCTCGGCAGTCAGGTCCGAATAGGCCTTTTGATTGAAGCCCGCATTTTGTGCATAATACTCCCAGTCACCATATTCGGCAATAAGTATTGGCGACGAACCGTCGTATTTCTTCCAGTAATCTGGTGCTTTGGCGTGCTGACGTGCCGGGCAGTAAATATCATAAATACCTTCGAGCCAGCCAGAAGTATAAACATGATCCCCAGGGAATTCCTGATGAACAGCCTGATGGGCTTTTTTCATAAACGCCTCTGTCATGCCCGATTCATTCAAAGAGGCCTCCCAAATCATTACCGAAGGGTGATTGCGGTCACGGCGCACCATTTGGCGAACATCGTTAATGGTATTTTTTTCGAACTCAGCATCCCCAAAAAATTGCCATCCAGGAATACAATCCATCACGATCAGCCCGAGTTCATCACAGGCTTTAAGGAATGAAGTGGTTTGTGGATAATGTGAGAGTCTGACAAAGTTAAAACCTGCCGCCTTAATTTTATAGGCGTCACGATAGTTGGCATTGTCGGAAATCGCATAACCAATATAAGGGTACGACTGGTGGCGGTTGGTTCCGCGCAAACGCACCAATTTCCCATTCAGCAGAACGCCATCTTTGTTAATCTCGAAAGTTCTGATACCCACCTTGGTTTCCTGACGATCGAGCACCTGCCCTTTGGCGTTGCGCACCAATACCGTAAGCTGATATAAATTCGGTGCATCCGGCGACCACAGCATAGGTTTTTCCACCTGCATTTTCAATACCGATGTCGGTTTGTCCCCTGCCTTGATCTGTAATTTTTTACTGTTTCTGCTCACCACTTTGCCCTCATGGCTCAGCACCGTTTCAAGGGAAACTTCAGCACTTTCATTGGCCGAATTTTCCAGTTCTACCTGTGTGCTGACCGTGGCCTGTTGTGCTGTAACTTCAGGA from Persicobacter psychrovividus includes the following:
- a CDS encoding glycoside hydrolase family 2 protein; amino-acid sequence: MRGIFYVLLMALCACTTARTSEGFQPDILFNDGWQFQRLPDGESALSAINEQAWEQVSLPHTAKQEPMVITGKQWQGNAVYHKTFHLPKVSTKEIINLHFEGAMQTADVYLNGQHLAQHKGGYLPFDVVLNPALKYGAANELMVMVNNEDDASIAPGKPIADLDFNIFSGIYRNVWLQIKKPVHITSPLHSGVAKGGLFVTFPEVTAQQATVSTQVELENSANESAEVSLETVLSHEGKVVSRNSKKLQIKAGDKPTSVLKMQVEKPMLWSPDAPNLYQLTVLVRNAKGQVLDRQETKVGIRTFEINKDGVLLNGKLVRLRGTNRHQSYPYIGYAISDNANYRDAYKIKAAGFNFVRLSHYPQTTSFLKACDELGLIVMDCIPGWQFFGDAEFEKNTINDVRQMVRRDRNHPSVMIWEASLNESGMTEAFMKKAHQAVHQEFPGDHVYTSGWLEGIYDIYCPARQHAKAPDYWKKYDGSSPILIAEYGDWEYYAQNAGFNQKAYSDLTAEERTSRQLRSDGQTRLQQQAMNFQEAHNDNLYGRAVGDANWLMFDYNRGYAPDLESSGIMDICRLPKLAFYFYQSQHNILKNRDQQLYGPMIKIGTYLTDPTERQIKIYSNCEVVELFEGSHSLGKQYPTKNAVANQLEHAPFIFTVSQYPSTLRAVGMVDGKVVCEDVVNRPTVASKLKLEVDQQGKALEAGVNDVVFVHAYLTDARGTTNVHSSKTIQFKVSGDAQIIGDNPVKAEAGIASVLLRAGSKGGIIKITAECKGLAPTTIEVTPK